A genomic region of Papaver somniferum cultivar HN1 chromosome 7, ASM357369v1, whole genome shotgun sequence contains the following coding sequences:
- the LOC113297006 gene encoding anaphase-promoting complex subunit 6-like isoform X1, whose protein sequence is MREDVVEKLRGVVRDCVSKHLYSSAIFFADKVAAFTSDPADIYMQAQALFLGRHYRRAFHLLNASQIVLRDLRFRYLAAKCLEELKEWDQCLLMLGDAKVDEQGNVLDVKDFNVMYLDKEGEDREINISSAICFLRGKAYEALENRVQARQWYKAAIKADPLCYEALECLVDNHMLTCKEETGLLSSLQFGSEDGWLSSFYSCLIKKYEKENVVEAKFRELEKENFDIIPSGPSFTRTLKNNTDLLVCKAEYYHQCGEYQKCFELTSVLLERDPFHSKCTLVHLGSAMELGHSNELYLLASSLVKDYPQKALSWYAVGCYYYCIKKYDQSRRYFSKATNLDGTFPPAWIGVGNAYAAQEEGDQAMSSFRTAARLFPGCHLPTLYIGMEYTRTHSFKLAEQFFMQAETVCSSDPLVYNELGVVAYHMKEYEKAEHWFKKTLSHVPSSISEMWEPTFVNLAHALRKLKKYNEAISYYEKALALSTRSLSTYAGLAYTYHLQDKFDAAVNCYHKALWLKPDDQFCTEMLTLALVDECHHNSVELRQSEHVL, encoded by the exons ATGCGAGAAGATGTGGTGGAGAAGCTCAGAGGTGTAGTAAGAGATTGTGTTAGCAAACATCTTTACTCATCAGCCATTTTCTTTGCTGATAAAGTTGCTGCTTTCACTTCGGATCCTGCTGATATATACATGCAAGCTCAAGCTCTCTTCCTTGGCCGACATTATCGACGTGCTTTCCACCTTCTCAATGCTTCTCAGATTGTTCTTCGTGATCTTCGTTTTCGTTATCTCGCTGCCAAGTGCCTG GAGGAATTAAAGGAGTGGGATCAATGtctattaatgcttggagatgcTAAAGTTGATGAACAGGGAAATGTTCTCGatgtgaaggattttaatgtcatgtaCTTGGACAAGGAAGGTGAAGATCGTGAAATAAAT ATTTCTTCAGCAATATGCTTTTTACGAGGCAAGGCATATGAAGCTTTGGAAAACCGTGTCCAGGCTCGCCAATG GTACAAAGCTGCTATCAAGGCTGATCCTTTATGTTATGAG GCTTTGGAATGTCTTGTTGATAACCACATGCTAACGTGCAAGGAAG AAACAGGTCTCCTATCATCATTGCAATTTGGTTCAGAAGATGGTTGGCTTTCTTCATTTTATTCATGTTTGATAAAGAAG TATGAGAAGGAAAATGTTGTAGAGGCGAAATTCAGAGAactggaaaaagaaaattttgatattattcCTTCAGGTCCATCTTTTACCCGCACACTTAAAAACAATACAGATCTTTTGGTCTGTAAAGCTGAATATTACCATCAATGTGGAGAATATCAGAAATGCTTTGAGCTCACATCTGT ATTACTTGAAAGAGACCCTTTCCATTCAAAATGCACCTTGGTACACTTAGGATCGGCTATGGAGCTTGGTCATTCAAATGAGCTCTATCTTTTGGCATCCAGTTTAGTGAAGGATTATCCTCAAAA AGCCTTGTCATGGTACGCTGTTGGTTGCTACTATTATTGCATCAAGAAGTATGATCAATCACGGCGTTATTTCAG CAAAGCAACAAATTTGGATGGAACATTTCCCCCTGCTTGGATAGGTGTTGGAAATGCTTATGCTGCTCAAGAAGAGGGTGATCAAGCAATGTCTTCTTTCCGAACTGCAGCGCGTTTATTTCCTGG GTGTCATTTACCAACTTTGTACATTGGAATGGAGTATACACGAACACACAGCTTTAAACTTGCGGAACAG TTTTTTATGCAGGCAGAAACAGTTTGTTCGTCCGATCCACTTGTATATAATGAACTTGGGGTAGTTGCGTATCATATGAAAGA GTATGAAAAAGCCGAACACTGGTTTAAGAAGACTTTGTCTCACGTTCCATCATCTATAAGTGAAATGTGGGAACCAACTTTCGTGAATCTTGCACATGCGCTGAGGAAGCTGAA GAAATACAATGAAGCTATTTCGTACTATGAGAAAGCACTAGCACTGTCAACTAGAAGTTTAAGCACTTACGCGGGTTTGGCGTACACGTATCATTTACAG GATAAATTTGATGCAGCAGTTAATTGTTATCATAAG GCATTATGGCTGAAACCAGATGATCAGTTCTGCACAGAGATGTTAACACTAGCTCTTGTGGATGAATGCCATCATAATTCTGTTGAATTGCGTCAAAGTGAACATGTTCTGTga
- the LOC113297006 gene encoding anaphase-promoting complex subunit 6-like isoform X2: protein MREDVVEKLRGVVRDCVSKHLYSSAIFFADKVAAFTSDPADIYMQAQALFLGRHYRRAFHLLNASQIVLRDLRFRYLAAKCLEELKEWDQCLLMLGDAKVDEQGNVLDVKDFNVMYLDKEGEDREINISSAICFLRGKAYEALENRVQARQWYKAAIKADPLCYEALECLVDNHMLTCKEETGLLSSLQFGSEDGWLSSFYSCLIKKYEKENVVEAKFRELEKENFDIIPSGPSFTRTLKNNTDLLVCKAEYYHQCGEYQKCFELTSVLLERDPFHSKCTLVHLGSAMELGHSNELYLLASSLVKDYPQKALSWYAVGCYYYCIKKYDQSRRYFSKATNLDGTFPPAWIGVGNAYAAQEEGDQAMSSFRTAARLFPGCHLPTLYIGMEYTRTHSFKLAEQFFMQAETVCSSDPLVYNELGVVAYHMKEYEKAEHWFKKTLSHVPSSISEMWEPTFVNLAHALRKLKKYNEAISYYEKALALSTRSLSTYAGLAYTYHLQGFIFYQCLGQDSKPYALPVAIKR, encoded by the exons ATGCGAGAAGATGTGGTGGAGAAGCTCAGAGGTGTAGTAAGAGATTGTGTTAGCAAACATCTTTACTCATCAGCCATTTTCTTTGCTGATAAAGTTGCTGCTTTCACTTCGGATCCTGCTGATATATACATGCAAGCTCAAGCTCTCTTCCTTGGCCGACATTATCGACGTGCTTTCCACCTTCTCAATGCTTCTCAGATTGTTCTTCGTGATCTTCGTTTTCGTTATCTCGCTGCCAAGTGCCTG GAGGAATTAAAGGAGTGGGATCAATGtctattaatgcttggagatgcTAAAGTTGATGAACAGGGAAATGTTCTCGatgtgaaggattttaatgtcatgtaCTTGGACAAGGAAGGTGAAGATCGTGAAATAAAT ATTTCTTCAGCAATATGCTTTTTACGAGGCAAGGCATATGAAGCTTTGGAAAACCGTGTCCAGGCTCGCCAATG GTACAAAGCTGCTATCAAGGCTGATCCTTTATGTTATGAG GCTTTGGAATGTCTTGTTGATAACCACATGCTAACGTGCAAGGAAG AAACAGGTCTCCTATCATCATTGCAATTTGGTTCAGAAGATGGTTGGCTTTCTTCATTTTATTCATGTTTGATAAAGAAG TATGAGAAGGAAAATGTTGTAGAGGCGAAATTCAGAGAactggaaaaagaaaattttgatattattcCTTCAGGTCCATCTTTTACCCGCACACTTAAAAACAATACAGATCTTTTGGTCTGTAAAGCTGAATATTACCATCAATGTGGAGAATATCAGAAATGCTTTGAGCTCACATCTGT ATTACTTGAAAGAGACCCTTTCCATTCAAAATGCACCTTGGTACACTTAGGATCGGCTATGGAGCTTGGTCATTCAAATGAGCTCTATCTTTTGGCATCCAGTTTAGTGAAGGATTATCCTCAAAA AGCCTTGTCATGGTACGCTGTTGGTTGCTACTATTATTGCATCAAGAAGTATGATCAATCACGGCGTTATTTCAG CAAAGCAACAAATTTGGATGGAACATTTCCCCCTGCTTGGATAGGTGTTGGAAATGCTTATGCTGCTCAAGAAGAGGGTGATCAAGCAATGTCTTCTTTCCGAACTGCAGCGCGTTTATTTCCTGG GTGTCATTTACCAACTTTGTACATTGGAATGGAGTATACACGAACACACAGCTTTAAACTTGCGGAACAG TTTTTTATGCAGGCAGAAACAGTTTGTTCGTCCGATCCACTTGTATATAATGAACTTGGGGTAGTTGCGTATCATATGAAAGA GTATGAAAAAGCCGAACACTGGTTTAAGAAGACTTTGTCTCACGTTCCATCATCTATAAGTGAAATGTGGGAACCAACTTTCGTGAATCTTGCACATGCGCTGAGGAAGCTGAA GAAATACAATGAAGCTATTTCGTACTATGAGAAAGCACTAGCACTGTCAACTAGAAGTTTAAGCACTTACGCGGGTTTGGCGTACACGTATCATTTACAG GGATTCATTTTCTATCAGTGTCTGGGCCAAGATTCAAAACCATATGCCCTTCCTGTTGCTATCAAGA GATAA